The sequence GTCCCGCGTGACCGGGCGCTGTCCCTGAGTGGGAACACGGCACTCTCACTCCGAACCTGCTACTCCCCCGCTGGGGGCTGAGGCAGGGTGATGGGCGGTGCCTCCGAAAGCGTCGCACGGGATAACCACAGGTACCGAGGCCCGGTCGGGCGCGTGGGCGGGCACCAAGCAGCATCATCATAGGTTGCAGTGGCGGTGAGGTCAACCGCCTGAGGCAGCGGCACATTCCGGCCTTGGGGCGAGATGCAGGCCCCGACTTCGGCATGACGGCTGGGGCCGGCTCGGGCACAGGCTGCCGGGAACGAGATGCGCCCTTGGCCGGATCGCCAACGGGGCCCTGGGTGGCGTACGTCTGGGGCATAGACACCGGCGCAGACCCAGGACAGAGTTGGTGGTGGCGTATGGCGGGGCGCCCCGGTTCCAATCGGCACGGGAGGCGAAGTCAGATGGGGCCAGCACGTGGTCAGCGCAGCTGCCGCTGGCATGGCTCTTGCTGACCACATAGCCGGTACGTAGAATCGCTAATATGCCTAGGGTAGCAGATCCATGAAAGCCAGTCAGGGCGAGAAGCAGTTCCGCCGTCTGGCCATCGGGGCAGGTATCACGGTGTGGGTGGGCCTTACCCTGTTGGCCGTGGGAGTGGTCTTCAGCGTGGGCGGATCAGCGGCGCGGGCCAACGCGCTTCGGGCCCAAGGACCTGGCGGCTCTACCATGCGGAGCCTGCCGGCGACGACTGCGGTTGCTCTCTCGCCCACCCGGGCGACTTTGACCCCGACCGCCACCGCTACCGCGACGGCGCCGATGCTGAGCCTAGAGGAGAGCCAGCCTACTGCGACCGCGACAGCCACTCCTGAGCCCACTGCGACGTTCACGCCGGAGCCGGCTCCGCCCACGCGCCTGGTGATCCCAGCCATCAACGTGGATACGCCGGTGCAGGAAGTGGGCTGGCACGAGGAGGTAGTTGAAGGGACTCTGCTGGCCGTCTGGGATGTAGCTGACTACGCCGCCAGCTGGCACTACACCTCCGCCAAGCCAGGCGAGCCGGACAACATGGTCATGACCGGACACCACAACATCGCGGGGGAGGTGTTCCGGGAGTTGGTGACGCTCCAGGTAGGGGACCTGGTCTACGTCTATTCCGGGGACAGGGAGTTCACCTACCAGGTGAGCGAGGTGCTGATTCTGCCAGAGAAGGGGATGCCGCTGAGTGTCCGCCGAGAGAACGGTCGCTGGATAGCCCCCACCGGGCAGGAGATGCTCACCCTGGTCACCTGCTGGCCGTACAACAATAACACCCATAGGGTGATCGTCAGGGCGCTGCCCGTTGGGTAGGTTGTAGGTTATAGGTTACAGGTTACAGGTTACAGGTTACAGGTTATAGGGAATAGGTTGTGGAGATTGGGGAACGACCGCGGGGCGAGGAGATGATCCATGTCGGTCCGCGGGGCGACGAGGGGATCGTCGGTCTACGGGGCGTGCCACGGACCAGAGACGGACTGCCCCCAGCCTGCTCCCTATCCCCTATCCCCTATTCCCTGTAACCTATCCCCTGTAACCTATCCCCTATTCCCTACCAAAGGCAGGATGGTGCTGATCAGGCGCTCGTTCAGGCTTACGTTATCCACGTAGGCCAGGGTGGGCCGCTCCCCCGAAGACTGGTACAAGTTGAATACCACCCGGATGTTGTGACCGCGCCAAGGGGAGAGGTCGAAACTGGCGTGGGTCCACTTGCAGCTCTGGTAGGTAGTGCGAGGCTGGATGAGGTAGGTGGCCGTGGGCCCGCCCGCCGCGTCCAGGTCTACCACTAGGAGTTCGAACCAGTCCTCTCCTGGTTTGGTTTCCTCGCTCTCCAGTCGGTACCAGAAGCGAAGAGTAGGCTCCACCATCCCCGCGTCTACCAGCAGTTCCTGATAGGCAGTGGAGTTGCCGCCGCCCTCCAGGGCCGGATCCTCGTCTGGCACGAAGTCACTTCCCAGCAGCAGGCACTTGCCCTCACTCAGGCAGGAGGTGCCCAAGGCGGGAGGGGTGCTGCCCATGTCGAGCCAGCCGTCCAGGCCGGCGGCGAACCGCCCGTTGTAGATCAACTCGCGACTGAGCAGCCGGCCGGCCGACTCGATGAGGATGTACGGCGCGCCCCCGATCATGTACTCGCTTGACCCGGGCAGGTTCTGATTGGTAGCCCGAGGAAGCCGGATGGAGTAGAAGCCACCCTGCGGGGTAACGGTGGTGACGTTCCCGTGCAAGTCCACCAGACTGGCAGCAGTGCCGGAGGCGGGAACGAGGGCGTCCACGTCGTGGCCCTGGGTGGCCCAGAGAACGGTGACGCGGTGCCCGGTCTGGGGCCGGTAGAAGGCGATCTCCTCGCGATCGTTGGCCGGCGTCCGGCGCCACAGAGGCTGTAGGCCTCGAAACTGGGCCACCGCCGTACGGTAGGCCTTAAGGGAGAGGCGGGGCGCGGCATCTGAAGGGTAGCAGGCGGCGGAGGCCTCGTTGCGGTAGAGGCCGTAGGCGTCGCGGGCGGTGGGGCCGTTGCCGCAGTCATCGTGGAGCTGGAAGTGGAACACCACCTGGGCGCCGGAGTACAGGGCGTAGGCGTGGGCCTGGATGACGTAGGCGGCCTGCTCCTCGGTGGTAGCCCGGTATGGGCTCTTGGGGTCTTCGGTGGGGCCGGGATAGTCGTTCCACACCGGTACCCCCGACTCGGTCACCCAGATGGGCTTGTTGAGGCCGTGGGCGGCGAGTAGGGAGCGCGCCCGTTGGGTGTGGTCGAGGGCGTCGGCGCTGCGGCTGTAGAAGTGCACCGCCAGGGCGTCGAAGTAGTGATTGCGCGCCGCCCGCTCCGCTTGGTTCGGGTCAGCGGACATGACCTGCAGCAGGCGGGGGAACCAGTCGGGATCGAAGTAGGTGGCCAACCCGCCTAGGATCACGGTGCAGCCCGGGTCGGCGTGCTTGGCCGCCAGGTAGGCGACCTTGAGTAACCGGTAGTACTGCTCGACGGAGCCGCTCCAGAAGAAGGTCCAGTCGGGCTCGTTCCAGATCTCCCAGTGGGAGACGCCGGCTCCAGCCGGCCAGCCTCGTGCCTGGGCCAGTACGCCTCCGGGCTTGTAGCGGCGTACGGTCTCGTACACGTAGCGGGCCCAAGGGTTGTCCGGGTTGATGGCTTTGCCCGGTCCGGGAACGTCGGTGCCGTCGCTGAACACGGGGCGGTCCAGGTTGGCGGGAGCGCTGTTGGCGCTGGCGATCCTGACATCAGGCAGAGGGCGAGTGCGGCCTGCAGGCCAGATGGGCACCTGCCGCTGTGCCTGCAGCATATCAGCGGAGGCCATGTTGCTGGCGTAGACGGGAGAGGTGCCTAGGAGGATGGCCAATGTCTTGAGCCCTCGGGCAACGTCATCAGCGACTGCCCGATCCTGGGCCGAGAAGTCGTACTGCCCGGGTGACTTCTCGATGTTCTGCCAGTAGAAGGGGAACCGATCCCACGAAGCGCCGGAGGCTACGGCCCGATCCAGTCGGGCCGAGCTGGCCGGGTCCTCGGCTGAGGTGACGAAGCACATGCCGAACGCCGGGTTGGGGGTGACGGCGGCCTGGGCGGCCGGGTCCTGAGCAGCAAGCCGCTCTGGGACTTGCGTGAGCAGCAGCCCCAGAGCGGCGAGGATGAGGAAAACGGGTAGAGCACGGGCGCGATGTGGGTGCATACGCGTCTTACCCCGTTTGCTGATAGTAGAAGCAAGTTCGGTGCCAGCAGGTTCGCGCATCAGATGGCCCGGAACACCACGTGATAAGAGTAATGATACAGCGTGTTGCCGTGGTTGCTACAGACGGTCTCGTCGGGCAACTCCACCGTCAGCTGGCGGGCGGTGTCGCTGCTGCTGCCGACGACGGTCACGGTATACGTGCCCCTGTACATGGGGAACTCCACTCGGCCCGGCCCCACGTCCAGCTTCCCACCG is a genomic window of Anaerolineae bacterium containing:
- a CDS encoding sortase encodes the protein MKASQGEKQFRRLAIGAGITVWVGLTLLAVGVVFSVGGSAARANALRAQGPGGSTMRSLPATTAVALSPTRATLTPTATATATAPMLSLEESQPTATATATPEPTATFTPEPAPPTRLVIPAINVDTPVQEVGWHEEVVEGTLLAVWDVADYAASWHYTSAKPGEPDNMVMTGHHNIAGEVFRELVTLQVGDLVYVYSGDREFTYQVSEVLILPEKGMPLSVRRENGRWIAPTGQEMLTLVTCWPYNNNTHRVIVRALPVG